A stretch of the Octopus bimaculoides isolate UCB-OBI-ISO-001 chromosome 8, ASM119413v2, whole genome shotgun sequence genome encodes the following:
- the LOC106875484 gene encoding ragulator complex protein LAMTOR3-B, producing MAEELKRYLMQLKNSVAGLNAIIITDRDGVPVLKVADDNAPELVMKQNFLSTFGLATEQAGKLGLSENRSVISMYTTCQIIQINHLPFLITLVASINANTGMLLNVPNEMQEILKDLDAVLTLV from the exons ATGGCTGAG gaaCTCAAAAGATATTTGATGCAACTAAAAAATTC TGTTGCTGGTCTCAATGCTATCATTATCACTGACAGAGATGGTGTCCCTGTTCTAAAAG TTGCTGATGATAATGCTCCAGAATTGGTAATGAAACAGAACTTCCTCTCCACATTTGGCTTGGCCACAGAGCAAGCAGGCAAGTTAGGCTTATCTGAAAATAGATCCGTCATCAGTATGTACACAACGTGTCAA attatcCAAATCAATCACCTTCCTTTTTTGATTACACTTGTTGCTTCTATAAATGCCAACACAG gAATGCTTTTAAATGTCCCAAACGAAATGCAAGAAATTCTGAAAGATTTAGATGCTGTTTTAACTCTGGTTTGA
- the LOC106875483 gene encoding zinc finger RNA-binding protein produces the protein MAVTGKSTKGDGKSHRFRPFNKRGSVPQPPMPFFPPPPWHARQPKSSDDRHVMAKHASLYPAELPAFQKMVIACEKALKLVSDKLSTNVVSPSVDSETPKEEEDKQSTTESVEADTKVNKPNSNISKQNNNQDDVYRSLRGVQRVGVFGHGLLLQTDTCVELVALSAEKPTETLLNQIYECFPSQLSLVTDEKYDLEINVAQAAVIVIRVKEPKISCKISLTSPIMRENMDTPVVSGGDEDQQEANNNDCKTGEGSDQALEESDAQGTFEESSNKVENETAALNTHSDMHIEEADPPDVLNKGICLNALAELRRAKWFQARARGLPNCLVVLRILRDLSQRIPLWSNLNLWAMELLVEKCLGSVRAVLGPGNALRRVFECLAAGIILPSCQGLYDPCEREPSDPISEMTAQDREDITAAAQHMLRLIAFRRIRKVLDMEPLPPPHRKFKQRKRKRVGEGAEGDAVEKRDKQCDDVDDELVEDVEDCDIEPSDA, from the coding sequence ATGGCTGTAACAGGAAAATCGACGAAAGGCGATGGAAAATCACACCGCTTTCGACCATTTAACAAACGTGGTTCAGTTCCACAACCTCCAATGCCTTTTTTTCCTCCACCTCCGTGGCATGCTCGTCAACCAAAGTCTTCAGATGATCGACATGTTATGGCCAAACATGCCAGTTTATACCCTGCTGAATTGCCGGCTTTTCAAAAAATGGTTATTGCTTGTGAGAAAGCTCTTAAATTAGTATCAGATAAACTCTCTACAAATGTAGTATCACCGTCTGTAGATAGTGAAACTCCCAAGGAGGAAGAAGACAAGCAGTCGACTACGGAGTCTGTAGAGGCGGACACTAAGGTAAACAAACCGAACAGTAACATTTCAAAACAGAATAACAATCAAGATGATGTTTACCGTTCATTGAGAGGTGTCCAACGAGTTGGTGTGTTTGGTCACGGGCTTTTGTTACAAACTGATACTTGTGTCGAACTAGTAGCGTTATCTGCAGAAAAGCCCACCGAGACTTTGCTCAATCAAATATACGAATGCTTTCCTTCTCAATTATCTCTTGTCACAGATGAAAAATACGATCTGGAAATAAATGTGGCGCAAGCGGCTGTAATAGTTATTCGAGTAAAAGAGCCAAAAATAAGTTGTAAAATTTCTTTGACATCTCCGATTATGAGGGAGAATATGGACACGCCGGTTGTCTCTGGAGGTGACGAAGACCAACAGGAAGCAAATAATAATGACTGTAAAACAGGAGAAGGATCTGACCAGGCCCTTGAAGAAAGTGATGCTCAGGGGACTTTCGAGGAAAGTAGTaacaaagtagaaaatgaaacTGCGGCATTGAACACTCATTCTGATATGCACATCGAGGAAGCTGATCCACCAGATGTCTTGAATAAAGGAATTTGTTTAAACGCGTTAGCTGAATTAAGGCGTGCCAAATGGTTCCAGGCTCGGGCGCGCGGATTACCTAACTGTTTGGTAGTATTACGGATTCTACGCGATTTATCTCAAAGAATTCCACTTTGGTCTAATTTGAACCTGTGGGCGATGGAACTGTTGGTAGAGAAATGTTTAGGTAGTGTCAGAGCTGTCCTTGGGCCTGGCAACGCACTTCGTAGAGTTTTTGAGTGTCTAGCTGCAGGAATAATATTACCATCATGTCAAGGTCTGTATGACCCTTGTGAAAGAGAACCTTCTGACCCTATCAGTGAAATGACTGCCCAGGATCGAGAGGACATTACCGCTGCTGCTCAACACATGCTTAGACTTATAGCTTTTAGAAGAATCCGCAAAGTACTTGATATGGAACCCTTGCCGCCGCCACATAGGAAATTTAAGCAAAGGAAGCGAAAACGTGTCGGAGAAGGAGCTGAAGGAGATGCTGTTGAGAAAAGAGACAAACAATGTGATGATGTGGATGACGAACTTGTTGAAGATGTTGAAGACTGTGACATTGAGCCTTCTGATGCCTAA